The Burkholderia cepacia genomic interval ATTTCCTGTCGAACTGGCTGCCGACGGTGATGCGCGATGCCGGTTATTCGCCGGGGACGGCCGTGATCGTCGGCACGGTGCTGCAGACGGGCGGCGTGATCGGCACGCTGTCGCTCGGCTGGTTCATCGAACGCTACGGCTTCGTGCGCGTGCTGTTCGCCTGCTTTGCGTGCGCCGCGGTGTCGGTCGGGCTGATCGGCTCGGTCGCGCATGCGTTGCCGTGGCTGCTGGTGGTCGTGTTCGCGGGCGGGTTCTGCGTGGTCGGCGGGCAGCCGGCGGTGAACGCGCTCGCGGGCCAGTATTACCCGACGTCGCTGCGCTCGACGGGCATCGGCTGGAGCCTCGGCATCGGCCGGATCGGCTCGGTGCTGGGGCCGCTCGTCGGCGGACAACTGATTGCGCTCAACTGGTCGAACGGTGCGCTGTTCCACGCGGCCGCGGTGCCCGTGCTGTGCTCGGCGCTGTTCGTGCTCGGGCTGGCCGGTGTGACGCGACGTGGCGGCGCGCAGGCGCCGAACGCCGCGATGAATTGATGGAGAAAGGAAACGATGACGCTTGACCTGTCGAAACCGGCGAACGCCGGCTACCTGAGCGGTTTCGCGAACGAATTCGCGACCGAGGCGCTGCCCGGCGCGTTGCCGCACGGCCGCAACTCGCCGCAGCGCGCGCCTTACGGGCTGTATGCGGAGCAACTGTCGGGCACCGCGTTTACCGCGCCGCGTGGCCACAACCGCCGCTCGTGGCTGTACCGCATTCGCCCGGCGGCCGTGCATCGGCCGTTCGAGCCGTACGCGGGCCCGCAGCGGCTCGTGTCGGAATTCGGCGACTCGGCCGACGTGCCGCCGACGCCGCCGAACCAGCTGCGCTGGGACCCGCTGCCGATGCCGGTCGAGCCGACCGATTTCGTCGAAGGGCTGGTGACGATGGCCGGCAACGGCTCGGCCGCCGCGATGAACGGCTGCGCGATCCACCTGTACGCAGCGAACCGCTCGATGCAGGACCGCTTTTTCTACAGCGCGGACGGCGAACTGCTGATCGTGCCGCAGCAGGGGCGCCTGTTCATCGCGACCGAATTCGGCCGGCTCGACGTCGAGCCGTTCGAGATCGCGGTGATCCCGCGCGGCGTGCGTTTCTCCGTCGCGCTGCCGGACGGCGATGCGCGCGGCTACATTTGCGAAAACTTCGGCGCGCTGCTGCGTTTGCCGGACCTCGGCCCGATCGGCTCGAACGGTCTCGCGAACCCGCGCGACTTCCTGACGCCGCAGGCCGCTTACGAAGACCGCGAAGGCGCGTTCGAGCTGATCGCGAAGCTGAACGGCCGGCTGTGGCGCGCGGACATCGGCCATTCGCCGCTCGACGTCGTCGCGTGGCACGGCAACTACGCGCCGTACAAATACGACCTGCGCCTGTTCAACACGATCGGCTCGATCAGCTTCGACCATCCCGATCCGTCGATCTTCCTGGTGCTGCAGTCGCAGAGCGACACGCCGGGCGTCGACACGATCGACTTCGTGATCTTCCCGCCGCGCTGGCTCGCGGCCGAGGATACGTTCCGCCCGCCCTGGTTCCACCGCAACGTCGCGAGCGAGTTCATGGGGCTCGTGCACGGCGCGTACGACGCGAAGGCCGAAGGCTTCGTGCCGGGCGGCGCGAGCCTGCACAACTGCATGTCGGGCCACGGGCCCGACGCGGACACGTTCGAGAAGGCGTCCGCGAGCGATACGAGCAAGCCGCACAAGGTCGACGCGACGATGGCGTTCATGTTCGAGACCCGCACGCTGATCCGGCCGACGCGCTGCGCGCTCGATACGGCGCAGCTGCAGGCCGACTACTTCGAATGCTGGCAAGGCATCAGGAAGCATTTCAATCCGGAGCAAAAATGAGCGATACCCAAGACTGGCGCGCGACGCTCGACCCGGCTCGCAAGAGCTGGATCGACACGGCGAACGATCCCGCGTGCGACTTCCCGATCCAGAACCTGCCGTTCGGGATCTTCAGCGATGCGAAGCAGGCGGCGCGTCGTGCCGGCGTCGCGCTCGGCGACCAGATCGTCGATCTTGCGGCGCTCGCGCGTGCGGGCCTCGTGACGTTGCCGGCCGGCGCCGCCGACGTGTTCGCGCAGCCGACGCTGAATGCGTTCATCGCGCTCGGCCGCGAGGCATGGCGCGGCGTGCGCGTGCAATTGAGCGAGCTGTTCGCGCGCGATGCCGCACGGCTGCGCGACGACGCGGCGCTGCGCGCGCAGGCGCTGGTGCCGCAGCGCGACGCGACGCTGCATCTGCCGGTCGACATCCCCGGCTACACCGATTTCTATTCGTCGAAGGAGCATGCGACCAACGTCGGTTCGATGTTCCGCGATCCGAAGAACGCGTTGCTGCCGAACTGGTCGGAAATGCCGATCGGCTACAACGGCCGCGCGTCGTCGGTGGTCGTGAGCGGCACGCCGGTGCGGCGTCCGAACGGGCAACTGAAGCTGCCCGACCAGGAGCGTCCGGTGTTCGGTGCGTGCCGCAAGCTCGACATCGAACTGGAGACGGGTTTCATCGTCGGCCGCGGCAACGCGCTCGGCGAGCCGATCGCGTGCGAGGACGCCGAAGCGCACATCTTCGGGATGGTGCTGCTGAACGACTGGAGCGCGCGCGACATCCAGCAGTGGGAATACGTGCCGCTCGGCCCGTTCAACGCGAAGACCTTCGCGACGACGATCTCGCCGTGGATCGTCACGCTCGACGCGCTCGAACCGTTCCGCGTCGCGCAGCCCGAGCAGTCGCCGCAGCCGCTCGCGTATCTGCGGCACGCGGGCAAGCATGCGTTCGACATCGCGCTCGAAGTGACGCTGCGCGCGGAAGGGGCGGCGGAGGCGACGTCGATCTGCCGTACGAACTTCAAGCACATGTACTGGACGATGGCGCAGCAGCTCGCGCATCACACGGTGGCCGGCTGCAATACGCGCGTGGGTGACCTGATGGGTTCGGGCACGATCAGCGGGCCGACGAAGGACTCGTTCGGCAGCCTGCTCGAACTGACGTGGAACGGCAAGGAGCCGGTTGCGCTGAACGGCGGCGGCAGTCGCGCATTCATCGAGGACGGCGACGAGCTCACGCTCGCCGGATGGTGCCAGGGCGACGGCTATCGCGTCGGTTTCGGTGAGTGCGTCGGCAAGATCCTGCCGGCGGCGAAGGGGTAATGCACGCGCGATGGCGGTTCGTCAGGCACGGACCGCCATCGGGCGCACCGCTAGACCGCGCGCTGCAACGCGGCGCGTCGCTCCCACAGCGCGGCCGCGACGAACGCGGCGACACAGGCGACCAGCACGCCGACCAGCGCGTTGCTGCCCAGTTGCTCCATCAACGCGCCGGCGACCAGCGGGCCGCCGAAGCTCGCGGCGCTCCACGATGCCGACACGAGCGAGCTCGCGGTGACGAGCGCCGCACCGCGGAAGCGTTCGCCGCACGCGACGAGCGACAGCGTATAGATGCTGCCGGCCGCCGCGCCGAGCACGAACAGCAGCGGCCAGCACAGCCACGGGTTCGCGATGACGAACGGCAGCAGCGGCAGGCCGGCCAGCACGATCCAGCCCGCGCCGAGGTGCACGCGTTCGCGGCCGAGCTTGTCCGCGAGCCAGCCGATCGGGAACTGCATCGCGGTATCGCCGAACAGCATGATCGACGCGAGCAGCACGGCCGTGGCGCTCGCGACGCCGTGATCCATCGCGTAGAGCGGCAGCAGCGACAGCGCGAGCGTATCGAACAGCGCGAAGAAACCGGTGCCGATGATCAGCGCGGGCATGCGCGGCAGCACGTCGAGCCAGCGGCCGTGCGCTTCGTGATGCGCGTCGTCGCCGGCGAGCGGTGCGCGCCGGATCGTCGCGAGCGTCGGCAGCGCGAGCAGGAACAGCGCGCCGCACAGCGCGAAGCGGATGCTCGTCGCACCGGCGATCTGGCTCACGAGCACGGGGCCCGCCATCTGGAACAGCGTGAAATTGGTCGCGTAGATCGCGACGACGCGGCCGCGCGTCGAATCGTCGGCGAGCTGGTTGACCCACGCCTCGCCGATCGTGAACAGCAGCATCAGCGCGGCGCCGCACAGCACGCGCAGCGCGCCCCACAGGATCAGGTTCGACGTGAACTGCATCAGCGCGGTGGCGGCCGCGAGCAGCACGACCGATACGACGATCGCGCGGCGCGAGCCGATGTGGCGTGCGAGTGCGGTGACGAACGGGACGATCGCGAGGCCGCCGAGGGCCTGCGCGGCGGTCAGCATGCCGACGACGTTGGTGCCGTGCCCGGCCTCGGTCAGCGCGAGCGCGGTGAGCGGCAGCGTGGCGCCGGTGCCGAGGCCGACGACCGCGACGCTCAGGATCAGCGCGAGGAAATCGCGATTAAGAATGGCTTTCATCGGCGGGGATGCTACACCGCGGACCTTGAAAGGTCCATGAAGGCCATCAGGTCCGGGTGGCGTTGCAGGCGTTGCGCGCGCAACGAATGCGCGCGGGGCGGCGTTACACGTATTCGGTCGGCACGGTCACCGGGCGGCGTTCGAGCGACGCCGACCACAGCGTGAGCGCCAGCGCGGCGACGGCCATCGCGACGCCGACCCACGGCAGGTTCACGAGCGACACGCCGGAGCCGATCGCCATCCCGCCGAGCCACGCGCCGGTCGCGTTGCCGAGGTTGAATGCGCCCTGGTTCAGCGTCGATGCGAGGTTCGGCGCGTCGCTTGCGCGGTCGACGATCAGGATCTGCAGCGGCGGCACGATCGCGAACGCGAGGATGCCCCACACGAAGATCGTCGCGAGCGCGGCGAACGGCAGGTGCATCGTGCCCGCGAACAGCGCGAGGACGATGCCGATCAGCGCGAGCGTCGCGATCAGCGACGGCATCCGGCGCCAGTCGGCGAGCTTGCCGCCGAGCGTGCCGCCCACCGTCAGCCCGAGGCCGAACAGCAGCAGCACGTAGGTGACCTGGCGCGGGGAGAAGCCCGTCACGTCCTCGAGGATCGGCGTGATGTACGTGAACACGCTGAACAGGCTTGCCGATGCCAGCACGCTGATGCCGAGCACCATCAGCACCTGCGGGTGCTTCAGCACGCTGAATTCGCGCGTGATGCTGGTGTCGGGCATCGCGAGGTGCTTCGGCAGGCAGACGGCGAGCGCGGCAGCCGCGGCGATGCCGATGCCGGTGACGGCCCAGAACGTCGCGCGCCAGCCGAACGCCTGGCCGAGCGCGGTGCCGAGCGGCACGCCGAGCACGTTCGCGAGCGTGAGGCCGGTGAACATCAGGGCGATCGCCTGCGCGCGGCGGTTCGGTGCGACGAGGTTGCTCGCGACCACCGAGCCGATCCCGAAGAACGCGCCGTGGCAGAACGCGGTGACCACGCGCGCGGCCATCAGCACCGCGTAGCCCGGTGCGATCGCGCAGAACAGGTTGCCCGCGATGAACAATCCGATCAGGCCCATCAGCGCACGCTTGCGCGGCATCTTCGCGGTGACGATCGCGAGGATCGGCGCGCCGATCGTCACGCCGAGCGCGTAACCCGACACGAGCATCCCGGCGGCCGGGATCGACACGCCGAGATCGCGTGCGACGTTGGGCAGCAGCCCCATGATCACGAACTCGGTGGTACCGATTCCAAATGCGGCGACGGCAAGGGCGAAAAGAGGTAGGGGCATCGCGGTGGGCTCGGGAAAAGCCGCCGCTCGTGCTGGCGCAGGATGCGCGGGACAGGCGGAGGAAGGACGTCAGCCGCGATTCTACTTCAGTGAAAACCCTTATGCTTGGGGCCGGAATGGTTGTTGCCGGCTTGCGACGGGGCGCGATGCGAGTGTCCGGAGTGTGGGGGCGCGCAGGGCCGGCGGGGGTGTGGATAACCGGGGCGCAATTACACCGTCGACGCTGTGGGCGGACGCTCAGACGGCGTTTCGTGCCTGCGTGGCGGGTTTGCCCGATTCGTCGGACGTTCCGGACGTTCCGGACGCTCCGGACGCTCCGGACTCGATCGATGCGCCGGTCTCACCTGCCGCACCGTTCCAGCCATTCTCGGACACACACGCTTCGATCGGCATCCGCGCGGCCCAACGCTCCTGCTCGAGCATCGGCTTCGCATAGAACGCGTCGACGTGCCCGACGCACAGCACGGCGATCGGCTTTGCACCGTCGGGCATGCGCAGCAACGCGCGCAGCGCGTCGACGTCGAACAGCGAGACCCAGCCCATCCCGAGCCCTTCGGCGCGGGCCGCGAGCCACATGTTCTGGATCGCGCACGCGGCGGACGCGAGATCCATTTCCGGCAGCGTGCGGCGGCCGAACACGTGGCGCTCGCGACCGTCGGCGAGCGCGACGACCAGCAGCTCGCCGCATTCGCGCACGCCTTCGACTTTCAGCCGCATGAATTCGTCCTGGCGCTCGCCGAGTGCGTCGGCGGTCGCGCGTCGCTCGGCCTCGACCAGCGCGTGGATCGCCGTGCGCAGCGCGGGATCGGTGATGCGGATGAAGCGCCACGGCTGCATGAAGCCGACGCTCGGCGCGTGATGCGCCGCGCGCAGCAGGCGCGCGAGCACGGCGGGATCGACGGGCGCCGGCGTGAAGTGGCGCATGTCGCGCCGTTCGAAAATGGCGCGGTAGACGGCGGCGATGGCGGAATCGTCGAAACGCATGAGCGTGAGGGGCGGGATAACGTCGGCGCAACGATAGCAGACTGCGCGCGGGCGGCGTTACATGAGCGGGAGCGAAGTGCTGGATTGATGCCGATCGTGAAACGATCCGGCCGCGGCGCAACGAAACGGACAGGTGAACCCGGCCGGCGCGCCGCCTGCCGTCAGCGATTCGCGGTCACGACGTTCTGCGGCGTGCCCGCATGCCACGCCTCGATGTTCAGCAGCGTCGTGTGCGCGATCTCGGCCAGCGCTTCGCGGGTGAAGAACGCCTGGTGGGACGTGACGATCACGTTGGGGAAGGTCAGCAGGCGGGCGAGCACGTCGTCCTGCAGCGGCAGGTCGGAGTGATCCTCGAAGAAGAGCCCGCTTTCCTCTTCGTACACGTCGAGCCCGAGATGGCCGAGCTGGCCGCTCTTGAGCGCATCGACCAGCGCCTGCGCATCGACGAGGCCGCCGCGCCCGGTATTGATCAGCATCGCGCCGTGCTTCATCCGCGCGAGCGTGCGTTCGTTGATCAGGTGGTGCGTCGACGGCAGCAGCGGGCAGTGCAGGCTGACGATGTCGGCGTGGTGCAGCAGCTCGTCGAGCTCGACATAACGCGCGCCGAATGCGATCAGCTCGTCGTTGTACGGCGGCACCGAGTGCGCGAGCACGTGCATCCCGAAGCCCATCATGATCTTCGCGAACACGCTGCCGATGATGCCGGTGCCGATCACGCCGACGGTCTTGCCGTGCAGGTCGAAGCCGAGCAGGCCGTTCAGCGAGAAGTCGCCTTCGCGGGTGCGCGCGACCGCGCGCGGCAGGCGGCGGTTGAGCGCGAGGATCAGCGCGACCGCGTGCTCGGCCACCGCGTGCGGCGAATAGGCGGGCACGCGCACGACCGTGATGCCGAGCCGCTGGGCGGCGGCCAGGTCGACATGGTTGAAGCCCGCCGAGCGCAGCGCGATCAGGCGCGTGCCGCCGTCGGCCAGCCGTTCGAGCACGGCCGCGTCGACGGTGTCGTTGACGAACGGGCAGACGACCTCATAGCCGTGCGCGAGGATCGCGGTTTCCGCGTCGAGGTGCGACGGCTGGAAGTGCAGCCGATAGCCGAACTGCCGGTTGGCGGCCGCAAACGAATCGTCGTCGTACTGCCGGCTGCTGAACAGGATCACGCGCACGCTGCACCTCCGAAGGCTGACGCGCGCAGTTTACTGCAGGCCCGTGACGATGTCGGAGCGCTCCTGGGCGCGCGGGTCGCGCAGGAACACGTAGCTTGCGTGCGTGCGCGCCGCCTGGGTGCTGAAGTGGTCGAGTGCGTGTTCGACGAAGCTGCGCGTGCGGGCCGGCACGTACTGGCGGTTCGGGTAGACGAGCGACAGCTGCGTGTCGGGATCGTCGATCCGGTAGCCGGCCATCAGCCGCACCAGCGTGCCGCTCGCGAGCGCGTCGGCGACGACGTTTTCCGGCAGCACGGCGATGCCCGAGCCCGCGACGGTCGCCGCCTGCACGAGCGACAGCTGGTTGACCGTGTAGACGGGGCGCACCGTCACCGGATGAACCGCGTCGTCCGGGCCGACGAACCGCCACGCGGGCGCATGCTGGTGCGAGGCGAGCGTGACC includes:
- the hmgA gene encoding homogentisate 1,2-dioxygenase; this translates as MTLDLSKPANAGYLSGFANEFATEALPGALPHGRNSPQRAPYGLYAEQLSGTAFTAPRGHNRRSWLYRIRPAAVHRPFEPYAGPQRLVSEFGDSADVPPTPPNQLRWDPLPMPVEPTDFVEGLVTMAGNGSAAAMNGCAIHLYAANRSMQDRFFYSADGELLIVPQQGRLFIATEFGRLDVEPFEIAVIPRGVRFSVALPDGDARGYICENFGALLRLPDLGPIGSNGLANPRDFLTPQAAYEDREGAFELIAKLNGRLWRADIGHSPLDVVAWHGNYAPYKYDLRLFNTIGSISFDHPDPSIFLVLQSQSDTPGVDTIDFVIFPPRWLAAEDTFRPPWFHRNVASEFMGLVHGAYDAKAEGFVPGGASLHNCMSGHGPDADTFEKASASDTSKPHKVDATMAFMFETRTLIRPTRCALDTAQLQADYFECWQGIRKHFNPEQK
- the fahA gene encoding fumarylacetoacetase, producing MSDTQDWRATLDPARKSWIDTANDPACDFPIQNLPFGIFSDAKQAARRAGVALGDQIVDLAALARAGLVTLPAGAADVFAQPTLNAFIALGREAWRGVRVQLSELFARDAARLRDDAALRAQALVPQRDATLHLPVDIPGYTDFYSSKEHATNVGSMFRDPKNALLPNWSEMPIGYNGRASSVVVSGTPVRRPNGQLKLPDQERPVFGACRKLDIELETGFIVGRGNALGEPIACEDAEAHIFGMVLLNDWSARDIQQWEYVPLGPFNAKTFATTISPWIVTLDALEPFRVAQPEQSPQPLAYLRHAGKHAFDIALEVTLRAEGAAEATSICRTNFKHMYWTMAQQLAHHTVAGCNTRVGDLMGSGTISGPTKDSFGSLLELTWNGKEPVALNGGGSRAFIEDGDELTLAGWCQGDGYRVGFGECVGKILPAAKG
- a CDS encoding MFS transporter; this translates as MKAILNRDFLALILSVAVVGLGTGATLPLTALALTEAGHGTNVVGMLTAAQALGGLAIVPFVTALARHIGSRRAIVVSVVLLAAATALMQFTSNLILWGALRVLCGAALMLLFTIGEAWVNQLADDSTRGRVVAIYATNFTLFQMAGPVLVSQIAGATSIRFALCGALFLLALPTLATIRRAPLAGDDAHHEAHGRWLDVLPRMPALIIGTGFFALFDTLALSLLPLYAMDHGVASATAVLLASIMLFGDTAMQFPIGWLADKLGRERVHLGAGWIVLAGLPLLPFVIANPWLCWPLLFVLGAAAGSIYTLSLVACGERFRGAALVTASSLVSASWSAASFGGPLVAGALMEQLGSNALVGVLVACVAAFVAAALWERRAALQRAV
- a CDS encoding MFS transporter, with the translated sequence MPLPLFALAVAAFGIGTTEFVIMGLLPNVARDLGVSIPAAGMLVSGYALGVTIGAPILAIVTAKMPRKRALMGLIGLFIAGNLFCAIAPGYAVLMAARVVTAFCHGAFFGIGSVVASNLVAPNRRAQAIALMFTGLTLANVLGVPLGTALGQAFGWRATFWAVTGIGIAAAAALAVCLPKHLAMPDTSITREFSVLKHPQVLMVLGISVLASASLFSVFTYITPILEDVTGFSPRQVTYVLLLFGLGLTVGGTLGGKLADWRRMPSLIATLALIGIVLALFAGTMHLPFAALATIFVWGILAFAIVPPLQILIVDRASDAPNLASTLNQGAFNLGNATGAWLGGMAIGSGVSLVNLPWVGVAMAVAALALTLWSASLERRPVTVPTEYV
- the bluB gene encoding 5,6-dimethylbenzimidazole synthase, which codes for MRFDDSAIAAVYRAIFERRDMRHFTPAPVDPAVLARLLRAAHHAPSVGFMQPWRFIRITDPALRTAIHALVEAERRATADALGERQDEFMRLKVEGVRECGELLVVALADGRERHVFGRRTLPEMDLASAACAIQNMWLAARAEGLGMGWVSLFDVDALRALLRMPDGAKPIAVLCVGHVDAFYAKPMLEQERWAARMPIEACVSENGWNGAAGETGASIESGASGASGTSGTSDESGKPATQARNAV
- a CDS encoding 2-hydroxyacid dehydrogenase, yielding MRVILFSSRQYDDDSFAAANRQFGYRLHFQPSHLDAETAILAHGYEVVCPFVNDTVDAAVLERLADGGTRLIALRSAGFNHVDLAAAQRLGITVVRVPAYSPHAVAEHAVALILALNRRLPRAVARTREGDFSLNGLLGFDLHGKTVGVIGTGIIGSVFAKIMMGFGMHVLAHSVPPYNDELIAFGARYVELDELLHHADIVSLHCPLLPSTHHLINERTLARMKHGAMLINTGRGGLVDAQALVDALKSGQLGHLGLDVYEEESGLFFEDHSDLPLQDDVLARLLTFPNVIVTSHQAFFTREALAEIAHTTLLNIEAWHAGTPQNVVTANR